One genomic segment of Paenibacillus sp. FSL H8-0332 includes these proteins:
- a CDS encoding Ig-like domain-containing protein, with protein sequence MSDMSYTTKEKSQFMKVQGGEKKVMKKILSVALSTAMAFSMFASVAFGETAKVTAQQAFDALAAKGVVNGFPDGKAHLEKDLTRGEFAKIVTKLFGLTEVTGKLSYKDKGYTAKNWTVPYVEAVTAAGLMQGQDTVKGIFNYNGKVTVEEVAKVLAIALKLEQPTTTDNGASVWAKGYAQAVINAGLVAKDTNFKANATRSLVVETAYYADQIGKVATLTVASAEAVSPTKVVVTFSDKTTANVELTTALVAGVETTINFKHLEKDYTAKVTLQAPKVVSATAPNAKQVVIKFNRAVDVDTVAESSRVIDGVVKVTKVGSKDDEVASAYVTFNADKTEATITLPGIKALKGNYTVVVSDAVKTTAGEAIPAYTQLLPVADVVAPTLVSVTSTAKVNTKDVYVTFSEPVKTTGIVAYVNGSAAAATVQNDTYTEFKLSGVTLESGKTYDVSLLNVTDFVGNVANPNPIKSTVTVVSDVAAPVIKSVTAVSDKFVEVEFDKNVDRASLVGNVRLLNSVGESQGTFTVVTADNGKTFTLQTPLTSFPSSGTFTGSVVFGATVKDTLGNTLGTASSQAITFTKDTVAPTVTGITYTTSGSVKGLQLKFSENVVFGAGSATLINNKTGQSTTFASTVSGSGKTFVLTGVSVAPGEYTVRLPEGLFRDKSFSANKLAATVLTVTIGSEATDGEAPVLFAQGIKFNDSTKAVTETVYGDATITVDLYDASGLSVPSVIDANSYTLDDKALPSGSFVTIRNLDKNGNEVVGSAEKPVYARAIVHIPSSSITETKNDYKFVVNGVTDSAGNAIVAASAKGTLTSRISPLLTSAVISSGNSYELILGFSKEVTDLDKQDLEFYINNDISASNVLNQDFYKVTKIVNGSDKGKWSVTFSKKAVDSNANLNDELDLNANNVNRIIVKIAKNAQVHDKDGNLITDGTEISAK encoded by the coding sequence ATGAGTGATATGAGCTACACAACTAAAGAAAAATCCCAGTTTATGAAGGTCCAAGGAGGAGAAAAAAAGGTTATGAAGAAAATTTTATCCGTAGCATTATCTACAGCAATGGCATTCTCGATGTTTGCCTCTGTAGCATTTGGTGAAACAGCAAAGGTAACTGCACAACAAGCATTTGATGCTTTAGCAGCAAAGGGTGTTGTTAATGGATTCCCTGATGGTAAAGCTCACCTTGAAAAAGATCTGACTCGCGGTGAATTCGCTAAGATCGTTACTAAATTGTTCGGTCTTACTGAAGTAACTGGCAAGTTGTCTTACAAAGATAAAGGTTACACAGCTAAAAACTGGACTGTTCCTTATGTAGAAGCTGTTACAGCTGCAGGCTTGATGCAAGGTCAAGACACTGTTAAAGGTATCTTTAACTACAATGGTAAAGTAACAGTTGAAGAAGTTGCTAAAGTATTGGCAATCGCTCTTAAGCTGGAACAACCAACTACAACTGACAACGGTGCATCTGTATGGGCTAAAGGCTATGCTCAAGCAGTTATCAACGCCGGTCTAGTTGCTAAGGACACCAACTTCAAAGCAAACGCTACTCGTTCTTTGGTAGTTGAAACAGCTTACTATGCTGATCAAATCGGTAAAGTTGCTACATTGACTGTAGCTTCTGCTGAAGCAGTAAGCCCAACCAAAGTAGTTGTAACTTTCTCTGATAAAACAACTGCAAACGTTGAATTGACAACTGCTCTGGTAGCAGGCGTTGAAACAACAATCAACTTCAAACACCTTGAAAAGGACTACACTGCAAAAGTAACTCTGCAGGCTCCTAAGGTTGTTTCTGCAACAGCTCCAAATGCTAAGCAAGTTGTGATTAAATTTAACCGTGCAGTTGATGTCGATACAGTGGCTGAATCCAGCAGAGTTATCGATGGCGTTGTGAAAGTAACTAAAGTAGGCAGCAAAGATGATGAAGTTGCTAGTGCATATGTAACATTCAATGCTGACAAAACTGAAGCTACCATTACTTTGCCAGGTATCAAGGCACTTAAAGGTAATTACACAGTTGTAGTAAGTGATGCTGTTAAAACAACTGCTGGTGAAGCTATTCCGGCTTACACTCAATTGTTGCCTGTTGCAGATGTTGTAGCTCCAACACTTGTTAGTGTTACTTCTACTGCTAAGGTTAACACTAAAGACGTTTATGTAACTTTCAGTGAGCCAGTTAAAACCACTGGTATCGTTGCTTACGTGAATGGTTCGGCCGCTGCTGCGACAGTTCAGAATGATACTTACACTGAGTTCAAACTTAGTGGTGTAACATTGGAAAGTGGCAAGACATATGATGTTTCGCTGCTTAACGTAACTGACTTCGTAGGCAATGTTGCTAATCCGAATCCGATCAAATCAACAGTTACTGTTGTTTCGGATGTTGCCGCTCCTGTTATCAAGAGCGTAACTGCTGTAAGTGATAAATTTGTTGAAGTTGAATTTGATAAGAACGTTGACCGTGCATCTTTGGTTGGTAATGTTCGTCTGTTGAATTCTGTTGGTGAAAGCCAAGGTACGTTTACTGTTGTTACCGCTGATAACGGTAAAACATTTACACTTCAAACACCTCTGACTAGTTTCCCTTCAAGTGGTACTTTCACTGGATCAGTTGTTTTCGGAGCAACTGTTAAAGACACTTTGGGTAATACTTTAGGGACTGCTTCAAGTCAAGCTATTACTTTCACAAAGGATACTGTAGCTCCTACAGTTACTGGAATCACTTATACAACATCCGGTTCTGTTAAGGGTCTGCAGTTGAAATTCTCTGAAAATGTTGTTTTTGGAGCTGGCTCTGCTACTCTTATTAACAACAAAACTGGTCAATCTACTACGTTTGCTAGCACTGTATCCGGTAGCGGTAAAACATTTGTACTGACTGGTGTTAGTGTAGCTCCGGGTGAATATACAGTTCGTCTGCCAGAAGGATTGTTTAGAGATAAATCATTCTCTGCTAACAAACTTGCTGCAACTGTACTGACTGTAACTATTGGTTCAGAAGCTACTGATGGAGAGGCTCCTGTACTGTTCGCTCAGGGTATTAAATTTAATGATAGTACAAAGGCTGTAACTGAAACAGTTTACGGTGATGCTACTATTACTGTCGATCTGTACGATGCAAGTGGCCTTAGTGTCCCAAGTGTAATTGATGCTAATAGCTATACTTTGGATGACAAAGCTCTGCCTAGCGGCTCTTTCGTAACTATTAGAAACCTTGATAAAAATGGTAACGAAGTTGTAGGAAGTGCAGAAAAACCAGTTTATGCTCGTGCAATCGTTCATATTCCAAGTTCTTCTATCACCGAAACAAAAAATGACTACAAATTTGTTGTTAACGGTGTAACTGATTCTGCTGGAAATGCCATTGTAGCAGCAAGTGCTAAAGGAACATTGACTAGCAGAATTAGTCCGCTTCTGACTTCAGCAGTGATTTCTAGTGGTAACTCTTATGAGCTTATCCTTGGATTCTCTAAAGAAGTAACAGACTTGGATAAACAAGATCTGGAATTCTACATCAATAATGACATTTCTGCTTCTAATGTTCTTAATCAAGACTTCTATAAAGTTACAAAGATCGTTAATGGATCGGATAAAGGTAAATGGTCTGTTACCTTCTCCAAGAAAGCTGTTGATTCTAATGCAAACCTTAACGATGAGTTGGATCTGAATGCAAATAATGTAAACAGAATTATTGTTAAGATTGCAAAGAATGCTCAAGTACACGATAAAGATGGTAACCTCATCACTGATGGTACTGAAATTTCCGCTAAGTAA
- the metK gene encoding methionine adenosyltransferase, with translation MSIKGRHLFTSESVTEGHPDKICDQISDAVLDAFLANDPNARVACEVAVATGLVLVIGEISTKSEYVDIPAIVRNTIKEIGYTRAKFGFDYNTCAVLSSLNEQSADIAQGVNAALENRDPASLDEETANIGAGDQGLMFGFATNETPELMPLPIALSHRIARRLAEVRKDGTLKYLRPDGKTQVTIEYQGDKPVRVDTIVVSTQHAEEITLEQIQADIKEHVILPVVPAELLDEATKYFINPTGRFVIGGPQGDAGLTGRKIIVDTYGGYARHGGGAFSGKDPTKVDRSAAYAARYVAKNLVAAGLADKCEIQLAYAIGVATPVSINVDTYGTGKISEEKLVQLISDNFDLRPAGIISMLDLRKPIYRQTAAYGHFGRTDVDLPWERLDKADLLKAQAGV, from the coding sequence ATGTCGATCAAAGGGCGTCATCTGTTTACTTCTGAGTCCGTAACGGAGGGACACCCCGATAAAATCTGTGATCAGATATCCGACGCGGTACTAGATGCATTTCTTGCTAACGATCCTAATGCCCGTGTAGCTTGTGAGGTAGCTGTAGCAACAGGTCTTGTGCTTGTCATCGGGGAAATTAGCACTAAATCTGAATATGTGGATATTCCGGCAATCGTACGTAATACTATTAAGGAAATTGGCTATACCCGCGCGAAGTTTGGCTTTGATTATAATACTTGTGCTGTCCTTAGCTCCTTGAACGAGCAATCGGCAGACATTGCCCAGGGTGTAAACGCTGCTCTTGAGAATCGGGACCCTGCGTCATTAGATGAAGAGACTGCTAACATTGGTGCCGGTGACCAAGGTCTGATGTTCGGGTTCGCTACGAACGAGACGCCTGAGCTTATGCCGCTTCCGATTGCCCTGTCTCACCGGATTGCCAGGCGTCTGGCGGAAGTCCGTAAAGATGGAACTTTGAAATATCTGCGTCCGGATGGCAAAACCCAGGTTACGATTGAGTACCAGGGCGACAAGCCGGTGCGTGTGGATACTATCGTAGTATCTACTCAGCATGCAGAAGAAATTACCCTTGAGCAAATTCAGGCAGACATCAAAGAGCATGTCATTCTTCCGGTTGTTCCAGCTGAACTATTGGATGAAGCCACTAAATACTTCATCAATCCTACTGGCCGCTTTGTTATTGGTGGTCCTCAAGGAGATGCCGGTCTGACTGGACGCAAGATTATTGTGGATACATATGGCGGTTATGCCCGTCATGGCGGCGGAGCCTTCTCCGGTAAAGATCCGACCAAAGTAGACCGTTCTGCTGCCTATGCTGCTCGTTATGTAGCGAAGAATCTGGTCGCTGCCGGTCTTGCCGACAAGTGCGAGATTCAATTGGCGTATGCTATCGGTGTTGCTACCCCTGTATCGATCAATGTGGATACATATGGAACGGGTAAGATCAGTGAGGAGAAGCTGGTTCAGCTGATCAGCGATAACTTTGATCTTCGTCCGGCGGGAATCATCTCGATGCTGGATCTGCGTAAGCCTATCTATAGACAGACAGCAGCTTATGGACATTTTGGCCGTACAGATGTGGACCTTCCTTGGGAACGCCTGGATAAGGCGGATTTGTTAAAAGCCCAGGCGGGCGTTTAA
- a CDS encoding Ig-like domain-containing protein: protein MKKKLRIGTAIIIAGNLLLGLGSPAIGIHTSAVYAASEFGISISPANGAVFVNVGASLGLSFDRQVIPQAGKITITDVNAETVFTEIAIGSAGLIGNSASYEIKLGSSLKFAPYKTYSVSVPKGLFKDSAGNESAATSWKFTTAPEVNPAIIASSMSPAINSRVEAGSLTELSIRLSGVLTAGGGSVRLLSSADNAVIQEFAIRDGEAGVAFQSADSSTTVTLTLANKLPSGGNYYVLIDGYAFKDANNTTYQGIASGSGWSFSTIGTGTISASTAPANASFGASVSGALKLYFDRPMSPASGVISVSPGAEGDPRTRWLNVNSTNVTGGGSSAITLLPASTASPLLSGTLYTVTIPQGAFYDQDGHIFPASGPYSWTFTTASLTSLSVAALSPADRSESVDISKTIVINFNREVVNNSTVTNGVVLYKSNGSKVTATVQQGSSAKEFIIKPSAALESDTIYYIDIAKGAFTDAADPSVQYEGLSGTKSWSFRTVAIDKTPPALTSAVLENNRTIRLRYNETLNASVALLASSFGVTVNEETRNIESAYIQGDSVFVVISTGIAVGQNVKISYTGGVRTIQDTSGNAAPTFSGQQITNTIESALPTPKEGRITGRTVTLTFNDTLKTVSPYAYEQFVVTTDGYSLGVNSISTSGNTLYLNVGSEVGNSESVRVSYYAGSYPLVSSLGQNIANFAEFNIRNSKDNVPPVFQNATGAGNKILLNYNEGLSTINLPMNSQFSVLVGGKPNYVTNVSVSGTQATLTLQNALPLSGTVTVSYVPGTLGLSDLNGNRAAYVDLQPVSVTSATVVSEISIATVKGTELNVTFTKSMQSSSKLYANQFGIKADGSSIDVQDFSLSGTLLKLNLSQAVTAGQKVELSYLSGAGMITDTNGNSLPSFNSLSVQNLTTGVTGNGSRPSYLGTLPASEFGKEYALLKSDSALAVTDLSVYKQMVKRYDLNAERMAASYQYLKLAGADELVFEVPSTEKSAYVTVPLKALSDVAASNKNAKLIIRYGDHMYGVKLSDIDVNSLIASLGTDISKVSLVLRMESVPGGTFYSFEQKIGSQAMRNVTGLMDLRLTGSIKDNYSNAKELNVAGQYTVRNAAVLNSAQTMAAGVDSTYNDAIYLPAQIATVGSNSVVSARTNGNQVVGVFISLRTFGDMTSHWSKTAVAEMAAKNIIDSSYGTAFKPDQPITRSEFAVMLSRGLGLQAVRGGASQFKDVRPFTQTSDFIEAAAKAGIINGNTDGTFRSEDKITREQMAIMMVRALEYTGQPVTLSASVMDTLSPFKDRSKILSQSIEFVAKAVKAGIIQGVSTTQFQPQGNATRGQAAVMLQRMLKTAGYL from the coding sequence ATGAAAAAGAAATTAAGAATAGGGACGGCAATTATCATTGCAGGCAATCTGCTGCTTGGTCTGGGCAGTCCGGCTATCGGTATACATACATCTGCGGTATACGCCGCTTCGGAATTTGGAATCAGCATTTCTCCTGCGAATGGCGCTGTCTTTGTAAATGTCGGGGCTTCGCTGGGGCTTAGCTTTGACCGTCAGGTGATCCCGCAAGCCGGGAAAATCACCATTACAGATGTAAATGCCGAAACGGTATTTACCGAAATTGCAATCGGGAGTGCAGGACTGATCGGAAACTCAGCAAGCTATGAGATCAAGCTAGGCTCAAGCCTTAAATTCGCTCCCTACAAAACATATAGCGTAAGTGTGCCTAAGGGGCTGTTCAAGGATAGTGCAGGCAATGAATCAGCAGCAACAAGCTGGAAGTTCACGACAGCTCCGGAGGTGAATCCGGCGATTATAGCAAGCAGCATGTCTCCTGCCATCAATTCCAGAGTAGAGGCAGGTAGCTTAACGGAGCTGAGTATACGCTTATCCGGAGTGCTTACAGCCGGGGGAGGCAGTGTCAGGCTGCTCTCGTCAGCGGATAACGCGGTTATACAGGAGTTTGCGATCAGGGATGGAGAAGCTGGGGTAGCCTTCCAGAGTGCAGATTCTTCCACAACGGTTACCCTGACGCTGGCTAATAAGCTTCCGTCCGGCGGGAATTATTATGTGCTTATCGATGGGTATGCATTCAAGGATGCTAATAATACAACCTATCAGGGGATAGCCAGCGGCAGCGGCTGGAGCTTTTCCACGATCGGCACGGGGACTATCTCTGCATCTACGGCTCCGGCCAACGCCTCTTTTGGCGCATCGGTTAGTGGAGCCCTTAAGCTGTACTTCGACCGCCCGATGAGTCCGGCTTCTGGAGTGATCTCAGTCTCTCCAGGTGCAGAAGGGGACCCTAGAACAAGATGGCTGAATGTCAATTCAACGAATGTTACCGGTGGGGGAAGTTCGGCAATTACACTGTTGCCAGCCTCCACAGCTTCACCGCTACTCAGCGGGACTTTATATACCGTTACTATACCGCAGGGGGCTTTTTATGATCAGGATGGTCATATCTTTCCGGCTTCAGGCCCGTACTCCTGGACGTTCACGACAGCATCACTGACAAGTCTGTCTGTAGCCGCGTTATCACCAGCGGACCGCAGTGAGTCAGTAGATATCTCCAAAACGATTGTGATTAATTTCAACCGGGAGGTTGTCAATAATAGCACCGTCACGAACGGGGTTGTACTATACAAAAGTAATGGTTCTAAAGTGACAGCGACAGTCCAGCAGGGCTCCTCTGCCAAAGAATTTATTATTAAGCCGTCCGCAGCACTTGAATCCGATACGATCTATTATATCGACATCGCCAAAGGAGCGTTCACGGACGCCGCTGACCCCAGCGTGCAGTATGAGGGATTAAGCGGGACCAAGTCATGGAGCTTCCGCACTGTGGCCATAGATAAGACTCCCCCGGCGCTGACAAGCGCAGTGCTGGAGAACAACCGGACGATCCGCCTGAGGTATAATGAGACGCTTAATGCTTCAGTGGCTCTGCTGGCTTCCAGCTTCGGGGTAACCGTCAATGAGGAGACCCGGAATATTGAAAGTGCCTATATTCAAGGAGACAGTGTATTTGTAGTGATTAGCACAGGCATAGCTGTAGGCCAGAATGTAAAAATCAGCTATACCGGCGGTGTGCGGACGATTCAGGATACGAGCGGTAATGCTGCGCCTACCTTTTCTGGACAGCAGATCACCAATACTATAGAATCGGCGCTCCCTACGCCCAAAGAAGGAAGAATTACCGGCAGAACGGTGACACTGACCTTCAATGATACGCTCAAAACGGTCTCCCCATATGCATATGAACAGTTTGTGGTAACGACTGACGGGTATTCGCTTGGGGTGAATTCTATCAGTACCAGCGGCAACACCCTATATTTAAATGTAGGTTCTGAGGTAGGCAATTCGGAGTCGGTGCGGGTATCGTACTACGCCGGCTCGTATCCGCTGGTCAGCTCTCTGGGGCAAAATATTGCAAACTTCGCTGAGTTTAACATCCGTAATAGTAAGGATAATGTGCCGCCGGTGTTCCAGAATGCGACAGGAGCGGGCAATAAGATACTTTTGAATTATAACGAAGGTCTGTCTACGATTAATTTACCGATGAATAGCCAGTTCTCAGTACTGGTTGGCGGCAAACCAAACTATGTTACCAATGTATCGGTGAGTGGTACACAGGCTACATTGACCCTTCAAAATGCATTGCCGCTAAGCGGAACGGTGACGGTATCCTATGTTCCAGGTACTCTTGGACTTAGTGATCTGAATGGAAATCGTGCAGCCTATGTTGATCTTCAGCCAGTGTCTGTAACTTCAGCCACGGTAGTATCCGAGATCAGCATAGCTACAGTGAAAGGCACTGAACTTAATGTTACCTTTACCAAGAGCATGCAGTCATCTTCGAAATTGTATGCCAATCAGTTTGGGATTAAGGCGGATGGAAGCAGCATTGATGTTCAGGATTTCAGTCTGTCCGGCACTCTTTTAAAATTAAATCTCTCGCAAGCAGTAACGGCCGGGCAAAAGGTGGAGCTCTCTTATCTCTCCGGTGCGGGGATGATTACCGACACGAATGGTAACTCGCTTCCGTCCTTCAATTCATTGTCTGTTCAGAATCTGACCACTGGTGTAACCGGCAATGGAAGCCGCCCTTCTTATCTGGGAACTCTGCCTGCCAGTGAGTTTGGCAAGGAGTACGCGTTACTGAAGAGTGATTCTGCTCTTGCGGTTACAGATCTTTCGGTCTACAAACAGATGGTTAAAAGATATGATCTGAATGCAGAGCGTATGGCTGCCAGTTATCAATATCTGAAGCTTGCAGGTGCAGATGAGTTGGTATTCGAGGTTCCTTCTACAGAGAAGTCAGCGTATGTTACCGTTCCGTTAAAAGCTCTATCGGATGTAGCCGCAAGCAATAAAAATGCAAAACTGATCATCCGGTATGGAGATCATATGTATGGTGTAAAACTAAGCGATATTGATGTAAATTCGCTAATTGCTAGTTTGGGGACAGATATCAGTAAGGTCTCACTTGTTCTGCGTATGGAGAGTGTTCCAGGCGGAACGTTCTATTCGTTCGAACAAAAAATCGGAAGCCAGGCTATGCGTAACGTTACCGGTCTTATGGATTTACGTCTAACGGGTTCTATTAAAGATAACTATTCTAACGCCAAGGAGTTAAATGTAGCGGGACAATACACTGTCCGCAATGCTGCTGTACTGAACTCTGCACAAACGATGGCTGCCGGAGTAGATTCGACATACAATGATGCTATTTATTTGCCGGCCCAAATTGCTACAGTGGGCAGTAATAGCGTTGTTAGTGCACGCACGAATGGTAACCAGGTGGTGGGGGTGTTCATTTCCTTGCGTACCTTTGGAGATATGACCTCCCATTGGAGTAAGACTGCTGTAGCAGAGATGGCCGCCAAAAATATCATCGATAGCAGCTATGGAACTGCGTTTAAGCCTGATCAGCCGATCACCCGCTCCGAGTTCGCAGTGATGCTCAGCCGGGGGCTAGGCCTACAGGCAGTACGCGGTGGAGCTTCTCAATTCAAGGATGTACGTCCCTTTACACAAACGAGTGACTTCATAGAAGCCGCCGCCAAAGCCGGCATCATCAACGGCAATACGGATGGGACCTTTCGTTCGGAGGATAAGATTACCCGTGAGCAAATGGCGATTATGATGGTAAGGGCTCTGGAGTATACGGGGCAACCGGTAACACTGAGTGCATCGGTTATGGATACGCTCAGCCCGTTCAAGGACCGGTCGAAAATTCTAAGTCAGAGTATTGAATTTGTAGCCAAGGCAGTTAAGGCGGGAATTATTCAAGGTGTCAGCACCACGCAATTCCAGCCTCAAGGCAATGCTACCCGAGGGCAGGCGGCGGTCATGCTGCAGCGGATGCTGAAGACAGCAGGCTATTTGTAA
- a CDS encoding small, acid-soluble spore protein, alpha/beta type, which yields MARTNRTVVPESRAMLKQMQYEIASEFGLYGASYGGGMDTEFASELGTIGGAGASGGTPYLGHLSSRDNGSVGGEITKRLIKQAEQSLFA from the coding sequence ATGGCACGTACAAATCGCACAGTGGTACCAGAGAGTCGGGCAATGCTGAAACAAATGCAATATGAAATTGCTTCTGAATTCGGATTATATGGAGCTTCGTACGGCGGGGGAATGGATACGGAGTTTGCTTCTGAGCTGGGGACAATTGGCGGAGCAGGCGCATCTGGAGGAACTCCATATCTGGGTCATTTAAGCTCTAGAGATAATGGATCTGTTGGCGGGGAAATCACAAAGAGGTTGATCAAACAGGCCGAGCAGTCTCTTTTCGCATAA